The genomic interval GGCGACTTTTCCGCTTGCCAGAGTTGCTTTTGCCATCATCGGAGCATATTCGGGAGTTCCGCCGGTAATCTTTCCGAGCGAAGGCTGCTGCAGACTATGCGTAACATCATAAACAACCGGATAACCGAGTTTCTTCATGATCGCAAAACTACGAAAATCAACAACAAGATTATGATATCCGAAACTCGTTCCTCTTTCGGTCAGGAGAATTTGTTGATTACCTGTAGAAGTAACTTTTTCTGTCGCAGATTCCATATCTTCCGCAGCCATAAATTGTCCTTTTTTCAGATTGATGATCTTTCCGGTCTTTGCTGCTTCGATTATTAAATCCGTCTGCCGAGAAAGGAACGCCGGAATCTGGATTATATCAGCTACTTCGGAAACCTGTTTCACTTCAATCGTTTCGTGAACATCTGTTAAAATGGTAAGTTCAAACTCATCTTTGACTTTCTGCAGGATCCTCAAACCTTCCTTGATTCCCAAACCGGAAAATGAATGAATAGAAGTCCTGTTCGCTTTTTTATATGAAGATTTGAAGATGAAAGTTATGTTTCTTTTAGAAGTTTCCCTTTTCAGGAATTCCGCAACTTCCAAAATAACCTTTTCATTCTCGATCACACAAGGTCCGGCTATTAAAAAGAACCTTTCCTCACTTATAATTTTCTCATACAGATCCATATTCCTGACTCCTTATTCCTCATTCCTTTTTTTTTACT from Candidatus Cloacimonadota bacterium carries:
- a CDS encoding 3-deoxy-8-phosphooctulonate synthase, which translates into the protein MDLYEKIISEERFFLIAGPCVIENEKVILEVAEFLKRETSKRNITFIFKSSYKKANRTSIHSFSGLGIKEGLRILQKVKDEFELTILTDVHETIEVKQVSEVADIIQIPAFLSRQTDLIIEAAKTGKIINLKKGQFMAAEDMESATEKVTSTGNQQILLTERGTSFGYHNLVVDFRSFAIMKKLGYPVVYDVTHSLQQPSLGKITGGTPEYAPMMAKATLASGKVAGLFIETHPHPEDALSDAATMLPLNSLPDILEECLRIM